In Cyanobium sp. Tous-M-B4, a single genomic region encodes these proteins:
- a CDS encoding RluA family pseudouridine synthase has translation MPRSDPGCCVLYADPWLLALVKPSGLLSQPGLGPELADSLISRAQERWPEVRLVHRLDRDTSGLILLARDATTHRSLSAAFAERRVRKTYLAMVQGLPADQGGIIDQPLARIATRPPRYGVVPLECGGKSAFTRWRVLRRFEGSSLLLLQPRTGRSHQLRVHLAALGHPVLGDPLYGDTLYGDPIPAPRLQLHAAGLQLLHPATGKPLHLRSRCFADGHVGVDPLN, from the coding sequence ATGCCCCGCAGTGATCCCGGCTGTTGTGTGCTCTATGCCGATCCCTGGCTGCTGGCCCTGGTGAAGCCCTCGGGCCTGCTTAGCCAGCCGGGGCTTGGGCCCGAGCTGGCCGATTCCCTGATCAGTAGGGCCCAGGAGCGCTGGCCGGAGGTAAGGCTGGTGCACCGCCTCGATCGCGATACCTCGGGGCTGATCCTGCTGGCCAGAGATGCCACCACCCATCGGTCCTTAAGTGCCGCTTTTGCCGAGCGGCGGGTGCGCAAGACCTACCTGGCCATGGTGCAGGGGCTGCCTGCGGATCAGGGCGGGATTATCGACCAGCCGCTAGCCCGGATCGCCACTCGGCCGCCCCGCTATGGGGTGGTGCCGCTGGAGTGCGGTGGCAAGTCGGCTTTCACCCGCTGGCGAGTGCTGCGGCGCTTCGAGGGCTCGAGTTTGCTGTTGCTGCAACCTCGCACCGGCCGCTCTCACCAGTTGCGGGTGCACCTGGCGGCCCTGGGCCATCCGGTGCTGGGCGACCCCCTCTACGGCGACACCCTCTACGGCGACCCCATCCCGGCGCCGCGGCTGCAGCTCCATGCCGCCGGACTGCAGCTGCTGCATCCGGCCACGGGCAAGCCGCTGCACCTGCGCAGCCGTTGCTTTGCAGATGGGCATGTGGGGGTGGATCCCCTTAACTGA
- a CDS encoding glycosyltransferase 61 family protein, translating into MMLQPLVDIQADHLSLFGQSRVIRPEPLVIEENTTVLPRVTIRGQNNWALGHSQGIFDANGDHIEALNDIREERRMFYPAARLEHAAGLNENNCKKIKFMLYGGTLYEHFGDMLVDTNRAYQLMRLFRHSSEPIWFHYAVSRGVLRSIETVRVNYLKEWLECLGLADRFRLIRRPMRPKQLVSCPQIYRDLRFISTDYPSAARAALDPKLKRRIRNVKRQGKRIAYLSRHKLSNGTTKFLQESEVVERIKQIPEVDIICPEELSFEAKLSLWRSHVYIVGFPQGCMMLKPFVPHQDPSEIAQQIFLLAGRKSFPSTWLNIEKACHFNDLYLDCHGTDEITLNGQSCDQFTRTNSINVDTIVGALRDLAASLQ; encoded by the coding sequence ATGATGCTGCAACCATTAGTGGACATCCAGGCAGATCATCTCTCACTCTTTGGCCAATCCAGGGTGATCAGGCCAGAACCCTTGGTGATAGAAGAGAATACAACAGTTCTACCTCGAGTAACAATTCGTGGCCAAAATAATTGGGCACTTGGCCACAGCCAAGGCATTTTTGATGCCAACGGTGACCATATCGAAGCTCTCAACGACATACGCGAGGAGAGGCGCATGTTTTATCCCGCTGCCAGACTCGAACATGCAGCTGGACTCAACGAAAACAATTGCAAAAAAATAAAATTCATGCTTTATGGCGGCACTCTTTACGAGCACTTCGGAGACATGCTCGTTGACACCAATCGCGCTTATCAGCTAATGCGCCTATTTCGCCATAGCAGTGAGCCCATCTGGTTTCACTACGCCGTCTCCCGCGGCGTTCTCAGATCCATCGAAACCGTACGAGTCAACTACCTGAAGGAATGGCTTGAATGCCTTGGCCTTGCCGATCGATTTCGCCTCATCCGGCGACCCATGCGCCCCAAGCAACTGGTTTCCTGCCCACAGATCTATCGCGACCTGCGCTTCATCAGCACCGACTATCCTTCAGCAGCAAGGGCCGCGCTAGATCCAAAGCTCAAACGCCGGATCAGAAACGTTAAGCGCCAGGGGAAAAGAATCGCATACCTCTCTCGACACAAACTCAGCAATGGCACAACAAAGTTCCTTCAAGAATCAGAAGTTGTTGAAAGAATTAAGCAAATTCCAGAGGTTGACATAATTTGTCCCGAAGAGCTTAGCTTTGAGGCAAAGCTCTCACTCTGGAGAAGCCACGTCTACATCGTAGGTTTTCCTCAAGGCTGCATGATGCTCAAGCCATTCGTCCCGCATCAAGATCCCAGCGAGATCGCCCAACAGATTTTCCTATTAGCCGGTCGAAAAAGCTTCCCAAGCACGTGGCTAAACATAGAAAAAGCTTGCCATTTCAACGACCTCTATCTAGATTGCCATGGGACAGACGAAATCACTCTAAATGGTCAATCATGCGATCAATTCACCCGCACCAATAGCATTAATGTCGACACAATCGTAGGCGCCCTTAGAGACTTAGCCGCATCGCTGCAATAG
- a CDS encoding glycosyltransferase, whose product MSETFPPHIQACIRGDWAGRFDGFGPDGQLQGWAFNLPLTAHGRAMEVELWLEDLLVPGSAQRLALVSADQMRLDLQAVDGLPLCGFELRGPLVLMPPERSTGTVVRALLRHEQQLQELPGSPLRLDPDRYQQFLGLCHRGPRGPYGLHPMEGSWIHGWAPAAATVELWMDGSLLEVLSATEEGGIHHLLPGAACDGRLHHLQLRLAGGEPLAERLEYTPFLLLPWAALLEHGQPPLPYGFEPMGRERHRCLAIALELADAGLRPLSADLPRLQRLLYGPLDLPCFAPPLPLPTCETPLVSVVVPVHGRLPVTRRCLAALCYAPTTVAFEVILVDDGCPEDSAAVLAQEVQGLRFVRHEVGRGFNQACHSGVAAARGTFVVLLNNDTEPCARWLEELLDPFDRWPDTGLSGAQLVYPDGRLQEAGGIIWGNGDPWNYGRGGNPYEPKVAYARQVDYISGAALAIRRELWDRIGGFSPEFCPAYYEDTDLAFKVREAGFTVRYAPLARVIHHEGLSCGTDAEAEHGIKRFQHQHAPVFRSKWATAFLPSGDPSHPEAELIKDRGIVGRALFIDHAPPRPDRDAGSHAALVEMDLVQRLGWKVTFLPANLVWLGGYSEELQRRGIESIHAPFYLAVEQFLRERGGEFDLIYLTRYTTVRDQLEVIRQSAPRARLLFCNADLHYLREIRQLRAEALQGEALQLALEGVEETRRQELDVIAAVDLTLTYSEVEQSVIEAESRGQAATALAPWVVETIEQAAPLQGRSGLAFLGSYGHPPNRDAVAFFLAKVWPLLLRHHSWLRLHLYGSGMSEEQRQAWAAEPGVVVEGWVADTATVYDRHRICIAPLRAGAGLKGKVVGALARGVPQVLSPMAAEATGLRDGVEFLLADAPEDWLRQVGRLLEDDDLWQAISTAGLAHARSRYSRSRGLARMAAAFRQLNLPVLEGRS is encoded by the coding sequence GTGAGCGAGACCTTCCCCCCCCACATTCAGGCCTGCATCAGAGGTGACTGGGCTGGGCGCTTCGATGGCTTCGGCCCCGATGGACAGCTGCAGGGATGGGCGTTCAACCTGCCCCTCACTGCCCATGGCCGAGCCATGGAAGTGGAGCTGTGGCTTGAGGACCTGCTGGTTCCGGGCTCCGCGCAACGCCTGGCGCTGGTTTCGGCGGATCAGATGCGCCTGGATCTTCAGGCGGTAGATGGCCTACCGCTTTGCGGATTTGAACTGCGCGGCCCACTGGTGCTGATGCCACCGGAGCGGAGCACGGGCACGGTGGTGCGGGCCCTTTTGCGGCACGAGCAACAACTGCAGGAGCTGCCCGGCAGTCCGCTGCGGCTCGATCCGGATCGCTACCAGCAGTTTCTCGGCCTCTGCCACCGGGGCCCGCGTGGGCCCTACGGCCTGCACCCCATGGAAGGATCCTGGATCCATGGCTGGGCTCCGGCTGCTGCGACGGTGGAGTTGTGGATGGACGGCAGCCTGCTCGAGGTGCTGTCGGCGACAGAGGAAGGGGGCATCCATCACCTCTTGCCCGGCGCGGCCTGCGATGGCCGGCTTCACCACCTGCAGCTCCGCTTAGCGGGCGGTGAACCACTGGCTGAGCGGTTGGAGTACACCCCCTTTCTGTTGCTGCCCTGGGCGGCGCTGCTGGAGCACGGTCAGCCGCCACTGCCCTATGGCTTCGAGCCGATGGGGAGGGAGCGGCACCGCTGTCTGGCGATCGCCCTGGAGCTGGCGGATGCCGGCCTGCGGCCTCTGTCTGCGGACTTACCGCGTCTGCAGCGACTTCTGTACGGCCCTCTGGATCTGCCCTGCTTCGCTCCGCCGTTGCCCTTGCCCACCTGCGAGACACCGCTGGTCTCGGTTGTGGTGCCGGTGCATGGGCGTCTGCCGGTGACCCGACGCTGCCTGGCGGCGCTCTGCTACGCCCCCACCACCGTGGCGTTCGAGGTGATTTTGGTCGACGACGGCTGTCCGGAGGACAGTGCCGCTGTGCTCGCCCAGGAGGTGCAAGGTCTGCGGTTCGTGCGGCATGAGGTTGGCCGCGGCTTCAATCAGGCCTGCCACAGCGGAGTCGCCGCCGCTCGGGGCACGTTCGTCGTGCTGCTCAACAACGACACTGAGCCGTGCGCACGCTGGTTGGAGGAGCTGCTTGATCCCTTCGATCGCTGGCCTGACACGGGCCTAAGTGGTGCCCAGCTGGTCTACCCCGATGGACGGTTGCAGGAGGCTGGCGGCATCATCTGGGGTAATGGTGATCCCTGGAATTACGGCCGCGGCGGTAACCCCTACGAGCCGAAAGTCGCCTACGCCCGTCAGGTCGATTACATCAGCGGTGCCGCTCTGGCCATTCGCCGTGAGCTCTGGGATCGTATCGGCGGTTTCAGCCCTGAGTTTTGCCCGGCCTACTACGAAGACACCGATCTGGCCTTCAAGGTGCGCGAGGCGGGCTTCACGGTGCGTTACGCCCCGCTGGCACGGGTGATTCATCACGAGGGGCTCAGCTGTGGCACCGATGCGGAGGCCGAGCACGGCATCAAGCGCTTCCAGCACCAGCATGCCCCGGTGTTTCGGAGCAAATGGGCGACGGCCTTTTTGCCCTCGGGGGACCCCAGCCATCCAGAAGCGGAACTAATTAAGGATCGCGGCATCGTCGGCCGTGCCCTGTTTATCGATCACGCGCCGCCGCGCCCCGATCGCGACGCCGGCAGTCATGCCGCGCTCGTGGAGATGGACCTGGTTCAGAGGCTGGGCTGGAAGGTGACGTTTCTGCCGGCGAACCTGGTCTGGCTGGGGGGCTACAGCGAGGAGCTGCAGCGACGGGGAATCGAGTCGATCCACGCGCCCTTCTATCTCGCCGTGGAGCAGTTTCTGCGGGAGCGTGGCGGTGAATTCGACCTGATTTATCTGACGCGATACACCACCGTGCGCGACCAGCTGGAGGTGATTCGCCAGAGCGCGCCCCGGGCCCGCCTGTTGTTCTGCAATGCCGATCTCCACTATTTGCGAGAGATCCGCCAGCTGCGGGCGGAGGCGCTTCAGGGAGAAGCGCTGCAGCTCGCCCTGGAGGGGGTCGAGGAGACCCGTCGCCAGGAACTCGATGTGATCGCCGCTGTCGATCTGACGCTTACTTACAGCGAGGTGGAGCAGAGCGTGATCGAGGCAGAGAGTCGCGGCCAGGCGGCCACCGCCCTGGCTCCATGGGTGGTGGAGACCATCGAGCAGGCTGCGCCGCTGCAAGGGCGGAGCGGCCTGGCCTTTCTGGGGAGCTATGGCCATCCCCCCAATCGGGATGCCGTAGCGTTTTTTCTCGCCAAGGTTTGGCCGCTGCTGCTCCGGCATCACTCCTGGCTTCGTCTCCATCTCTATGGCAGCGGAATGAGCGAGGAGCAACGTCAGGCCTGGGCTGCCGAGCCTGGGGTGGTAGTGGAGGGCTGGGTGGCGGATACGGCCACGGTGTATGACCGCCACCGGATCTGCATCGCACCCTTGCGGGCTGGAGCCGGCCTGAAAGGCAAGGTGGTGGGGGCGCTGGCCCGGGGCGTGCCGCAGGTGCTCAGCCCGATGGCGGCTGAGGCCACCGGCCTGCGCGATGGGGTCGAATTCCTGCTGGCGGACGCGCCGGAGGACTGGCTGCGTCAGGTGGGACGGTTGCTCGAGGACGACGACCTCTGGCAGGCGATCAGCACTGCGGGACTGGCCCATGCCCGTAGCCGCTACAGCCGTTCCCGCGGTCTGGCGCGGATGGCAGCCGCCTTTCGACAGCTGAACCTGCCTGTGCTGGAGGGGAGGTCGTGA
- the cysS gene encoding cysteine--tRNA ligase, with the protein MTLRLTNTLTRRVEPFEPLVPGQVSIYCCGVTVYDLCHLGHARSYIAWDVLRRYLIWCGNQVTFVQNYTDIDDKILGRAAEEGSSMQAVSERNIEAFVTDMARLNILPPDRMPRATQSLDAIRSLITELEAKGAAYSADGDVYFAVMKHAGYGKLSGRDLAEQQDNAAGRVATAEEARKQHPFDFALWKGSKPGEPSWESPWGPGRPGWHIECSAMVREELGDTIDIHLGGADLIFPHHENEIAQSEAATGHELARYWLHNGMVNVGGQKMSKSLGNFTTIRALLDSGITPMTLRLFTLQAHYRKPLDFSAEALEAAATGWKGLNAALGLASTLTLGSDPACPPALAAYRQRFAAAMDDDLNTAAALAVLFELAKPLRALANRLERGDTSAAAEARAPELVDQGQLLLELAGVLGLQSETEAKTSSTSSGPSDAEIQVQIAQRQAAKASRDFATADGIRDGLRAQGIELIDRPGGSTEWLRG; encoded by the coding sequence GTGACCCTGCGTCTCACCAACACCCTCACCCGCCGCGTTGAGCCGTTTGAGCCGCTGGTGCCCGGCCAGGTGAGCATCTACTGCTGCGGCGTAACGGTCTACGACCTCTGCCACCTGGGCCATGCCCGCAGCTACATCGCCTGGGATGTGCTGCGCCGCTACCTGATCTGGTGCGGCAACCAGGTCACCTTCGTGCAGAACTACACGGACATCGACGACAAGATCCTGGGTCGCGCCGCTGAGGAGGGCAGCTCGATGCAGGCGGTGAGCGAGCGCAACATCGAGGCCTTCGTGACCGACATGGCCCGGCTAAACATCCTGCCGCCGGATCGCATGCCGCGGGCCACCCAAAGCCTGGACGCCATTCGCAGCCTGATCACCGAGCTGGAAGCCAAGGGAGCCGCCTACAGCGCCGATGGCGATGTCTATTTCGCCGTGATGAAGCATGCCGGCTACGGCAAGTTGAGTGGCCGCGACCTGGCAGAGCAGCAGGACAATGCCGCCGGCCGGGTGGCGACTGCAGAGGAGGCCCGCAAGCAACACCCCTTCGACTTCGCCCTCTGGAAGGGCAGTAAACCGGGCGAACCCAGCTGGGAGTCGCCCTGGGGCCCGGGCCGGCCCGGCTGGCACATCGAGTGCTCGGCGATGGTGCGCGAGGAGCTTGGCGACACGATCGACATACACCTAGGTGGCGCCGACCTGATCTTTCCCCACCACGAAAACGAAATTGCCCAGTCGGAAGCCGCCACCGGCCACGAGCTAGCCCGCTATTGGCTGCACAACGGCATGGTCAATGTGGGCGGCCAGAAGATGTCCAAATCCCTGGGCAACTTCACCACCATCCGCGCCCTGCTCGATTCCGGCATCACGCCGATGACATTGCGCCTGTTCACCCTCCAGGCCCATTATCGCAAGCCGCTCGACTTCAGCGCCGAAGCCCTCGAGGCCGCCGCCACCGGCTGGAAGGGCCTCAACGCGGCCCTGGGCCTGGCAAGCACACTGACGCTTGGCTCCGACCCTGCCTGCCCCCCGGCTCTTGCCGCATATCGCCAGCGCTTCGCCGCCGCCATGGACGACGACCTCAACACCGCCGCCGCCCTGGCGGTGCTGTTCGAGCTGGCCAAGCCCCTGCGCGCCCTCGCCAATCGGCTGGAGCGCGGTGATACCAGCGCGGCCGCTGAGGCCCGGGCGCCAGAGCTGGTGGATCAGGGGCAGCTGCTGCTGGAGCTGGCCGGAGTGCTCGGCCTCCAGAGCGAAACCGAGGCCAAAACCAGCAGCACCAGCTCCGGCCCCAGCGACGCCGAGATCCAAGTCCAAATCGCACAGCGTCAGGCCGCAAAGGCCTCCCGCGACTTCGCCACGGCCGACGGCATCCGCGATGGCCTGAGGGCCCAGGGCATCGAGCTGATCGACAGGCCTGGCGGCAGCACCGAATGGCTGCGGGGCTGA
- a CDS encoding peptidylprolyl isomerase, which produces MIEPEQLSGVPLEARIALAAGRPLLTVEHTNRLLQRHGLARLLAEAVVHESVAATVPLTAEEEHPLIRAALEPEGVEGEEALVAWLESRGWSFDDLRACVTLQAKLRRWREWRFSGEAEIRFLERKSDLDRVTYSLLRVSDADLAQELHFRLRDDGADFAALVEAFSEGSEKATKGLIGPVAVSAGHPELVRRLRVGTPGQIWPPFQLADSWLLIRLEQRLPVQLDPSMVSRMVIELFDLWVKERVDRLLEGAELPPVPQPPSPA; this is translated from the coding sequence GTGATCGAACCTGAGCAGCTCAGCGGCGTGCCGCTCGAGGCCAGGATTGCGTTGGCGGCCGGACGGCCCCTGCTCACCGTTGAGCACACCAACAGACTGCTGCAACGCCATGGACTAGCCCGGCTGCTTGCGGAGGCCGTGGTACACGAGAGCGTGGCGGCCACGGTGCCGTTGACCGCAGAGGAGGAACACCCCCTGATCCGGGCTGCCCTCGAGCCGGAGGGCGTGGAGGGTGAGGAGGCACTGGTGGCCTGGCTGGAGAGCCGCGGCTGGAGCTTTGACGATCTGCGCGCTTGCGTCACCCTGCAGGCGAAGTTGCGTCGCTGGCGCGAGTGGCGCTTCAGTGGTGAGGCGGAGATCCGCTTTCTGGAACGCAAGTCCGATCTGGATCGTGTCACTTACTCGCTGCTGCGGGTTAGTGATGCCGATCTGGCCCAGGAGCTCCATTTCCGCCTCCGCGACGATGGCGCCGATTTCGCGGCCTTGGTGGAAGCTTTTTCAGAAGGTTCCGAGAAGGCCACCAAGGGCCTGATCGGACCGGTGGCGGTTAGTGCTGGTCACCCTGAATTGGTCAGACGGCTACGCGTCGGCACCCCTGGGCAGATCTGGCCGCCGTTCCAGCTGGCGGACTCCTGGCTGCTGATTCGGCTGGAACAGCGGTTACCTGTGCAGCTGGATCCGTCCATGGTCAGCAGGATGGTGATAGAGCTCTTCGACCTTTGGGTCAAAGAGAGGGTCGATCGCTTGTTGGAGGGAGCGGAGCTGCCGCCAGTGCCGCAACCCCCATCCCCCGCCTGA
- a CDS encoding ferredoxin, giving the protein MISHHLLLCATPSKALCCPDPAIGAASWDALKRLVRELGLEDPARPEGIVLRTKADCLRLCAGGPILLIWPEGTVYGGVGPERIELILREHVIGGQPIHPWIVRQYERLDRLSAG; this is encoded by the coding sequence GTGATCTCGCACCACCTACTGCTCTGCGCCACTCCCAGCAAAGCGCTCTGCTGCCCCGATCCCGCCATAGGCGCCGCCAGCTGGGACGCGCTAAAGCGCCTGGTGCGCGAGCTGGGCCTGGAGGATCCGGCCCGGCCCGAGGGGATCGTGCTGCGCACCAAGGCCGACTGCCTGCGACTCTGCGCCGGGGGGCCGATCCTGCTGATCTGGCCGGAAGGCACCGTTTACGGCGGCGTCGGCCCGGAGCGGATCGAGCTAATCCTGCGGGAACACGTGATCGGCGGCCAACCCATCCATCCTTGGATAGTAAGACAGTATGAGCGGCTAGATCGACTATCAGCGGGATAA
- a CDS encoding NAD(P)(+) transhydrogenase (Re/Si-specific) subunit beta yields MAGLDLLPALIDLGAVLLLALGIKGLSKVSTARSANGLAALAMGLAVLGLLIQQPLSPQAWLWVAIGTGLGGVLGLITAQRVPMTAMPETVALFNGCGGMASLLVALGVALFSPGEGSSGLVEQISIVISVFVGAITFSGSIVAMGKLQGWIDTPSWTQSSLRHAVNIALAVACLVGAIALPGDMAGAPLWLLVVASSLLGIGVTLPIGGADMPVVISLLNSYSGVAAAAAGFVVGSQLLIVAGAMVGAAGLILTQVMCTAMNRSLVSVLFGGALGGAAPVGGGGDEAGYTRITSCSAEECALALEAAERVVFVPGYGLAVAQAQHALRELSKLLENHGVEVTYAIHPVAGRMPGHMNVLLAEADVPYEQLLEMDTVNPEFPRTDVVIVLGANDVVNPDAKSDSTSPLYGMPVLEVDQARQVFVVKRSLGAGYAGIKNALFELPQTAMVFGDAKAVLNGLLTELRSMGVGKKVAA; encoded by the coding sequence ATGGCTGGACTTGATCTTTTGCCCGCCCTGATCGATCTGGGTGCCGTGCTGTTGCTGGCCCTCGGTATCAAGGGCCTTTCCAAAGTGAGCACCGCTCGCTCCGCCAATGGTCTGGCGGCCCTGGCCATGGGCCTGGCCGTGCTCGGCCTGCTAATTCAGCAACCCCTCTCCCCCCAAGCCTGGCTTTGGGTAGCTATCGGTACTGGCCTGGGCGGCGTGCTCGGCCTGATTACGGCCCAGCGGGTGCCGATGACTGCCATGCCTGAAACCGTGGCCCTTTTCAACGGCTGCGGCGGTATGGCGTCGTTACTGGTGGCTCTTGGGGTGGCTTTGTTTAGCCCCGGGGAGGGCTCCTCCGGCCTTGTGGAGCAGATCTCGATCGTGATTTCGGTGTTCGTTGGCGCGATCACCTTCAGCGGCTCGATCGTGGCGATGGGCAAGTTGCAGGGCTGGATTGATACCCCAAGCTGGACTCAGAGCTCCCTTCGGCATGCCGTCAACATCGCCTTGGCGGTGGCCTGCCTGGTTGGTGCGATTGCCTTGCCTGGCGATATGGCGGGAGCCCCTCTTTGGCTGCTGGTGGTGGCTTCTTCCCTGCTTGGTATCGGCGTCACCCTGCCGATTGGCGGTGCCGATATGCCTGTGGTGATTTCGCTGCTCAACTCCTATTCTGGCGTGGCCGCAGCTGCCGCTGGTTTTGTCGTTGGCAGCCAACTTCTAATTGTGGCCGGCGCCATGGTCGGTGCAGCGGGCCTGATCCTCACCCAGGTGATGTGCACCGCCATGAATCGCTCCTTGGTGAGCGTGCTGTTTGGAGGCGCCCTTGGTGGGGCGGCACCGGTGGGCGGTGGCGGCGATGAGGCCGGCTACACCCGCATCACCAGCTGCAGCGCTGAGGAATGCGCTCTTGCTCTGGAGGCCGCTGAGCGCGTTGTGTTTGTGCCCGGCTATGGCCTGGCAGTGGCCCAGGCTCAGCACGCCCTGCGCGAACTCTCCAAGTTGCTGGAAAACCACGGCGTCGAGGTGACATATGCGATCCACCCGGTGGCTGGGCGTATGCCTGGTCACATGAATGTGCTGCTGGCAGAGGCCGATGTGCCCTACGAGCAACTCCTGGAGATGGACACGGTCAACCCTGAGTTCCCACGCACCGATGTGGTGATTGTGCTGGGAGCCAACGACGTGGTTAACCCTGACGCCAAGTCCGATTCCACCAGCCCTTTGTATGGCATGCCTGTGCTTGAGGTGGATCAAGCCCGCCAGGTTTTTGTAGTCAAGCGCAGTCTTGGCGCCGGCTATGCGGGCATTAAAAACGCCCTCTTTGAGCTGCCCCAGACCGCCATGGTTTTTGGTGATGCCAAGGCCGTGCTCAACGGCCTGCTCACCGAGCTGCGCAGCATGGGTGTGGGTAAGAAGGTGGCCGCCTGA
- a CDS encoding YheT family hydrolase, translating to MLVSQDLPKRHHPVAWVLLVHGLAGSSERPGVRRLAGLFLHWGFGVWRLNLRGAGAGRKLASGTYAAACNRDILPVLVAARERARALPLFGVGLSLGGTVLLNALLERPDGLDALACVSSPLDLDSCSHQISRPRNSFYQRHIMRSLINQTKADPQFRSDCQAQELMNTSIVWANVDKIRTIRDFDAVITAPRWGYKNVDCYYRDASPLQAMLNGAPLPPAFFVQALDDPWVPADSALGLASAQLPLDAEFCLPQQGGHNGFHAVADSQLNPSSSWADSRVVEWLLQRCG from the coding sequence TTGCTTGTTAGTCAGGATCTACCAAAGCGGCACCATCCCGTTGCCTGGGTCCTTCTGGTGCATGGACTTGCTGGCAGCAGCGAGCGTCCGGGTGTGCGTCGACTTGCCGGCTTGTTTTTGCACTGGGGCTTTGGGGTTTGGCGATTAAATCTGCGCGGGGCCGGCGCGGGCCGAAAGCTTGCTTCTGGTACCTATGCGGCTGCCTGTAATCGCGACATTTTGCCTGTGCTGGTAGCAGCCAGGGAACGTGCAAGGGCCCTGCCCCTGTTTGGGGTGGGACTTTCCCTAGGAGGCACAGTTCTGCTCAATGCCCTGCTGGAGCGGCCGGATGGTCTCGATGCCCTTGCCTGCGTGAGTAGTCCCTTGGATCTTGACTCCTGCTCGCATCAGATTTCTAGGCCCCGCAATTCCTTCTACCAGCGTCACATAATGCGCTCATTGATAAACCAGACAAAGGCAGACCCTCAATTCAGATCAGATTGCCAAGCTCAGGAATTAATGAACACGAGTATTGTTTGGGCTAATGTTGATAAGATTCGCACGATAAGAGATTTCGATGCAGTCATCACGGCGCCTCGTTGGGGCTACAAGAATGTGGATTGTTATTACCGTGATGCGTCGCCGCTGCAGGCAATGCTAAACGGGGCGCCTTTGCCGCCTGCTTTTTTTGTGCAGGCCCTTGATGATCCCTGGGTGCCGGCAGATTCGGCCTTGGGATTGGCATCTGCCCAATTACCACTGGATGCCGAATTTTGTCTGCCTCAGCAGGGAGGTCACAATGGTTTTCACGCTGTGGCCGATAGTCAGCTCAATCCTTCCAGTAGCTGGGCTGATAGCCGAGTAGTGGAGTGGCTATTGCAGCGATGCGGCTAA
- a CDS encoding 1-deoxy-D-xylulose-5-phosphate reductoisomerase, translating into MKALSVLGSTGSIGTQTLELVEEFPDRFRVVALTAGNNLDLLVSQIQRHAPEVVALANAERVSELGERLQALEPAARPARMPELLGGSEGLCAAAAWSTADLVVTGIVGCAGLLPTLAAIRAGKDLALANKETLIAAGPVVLPELEKSGSRLLPADSEHSAIFQCLQGTPYAETARLSTGSPTPGLRRIQLTASGGAFRDWPAADLHKATVADATSHPNWSMGRKITVDSASLMNKGLEVIEAHYLFGLDYDHIEIVIHPQSIIHSMVELADSSVLAQLGWPDMKLPILYCLSWPERLSTPWRRLDLTEVGQLSFRAPDPAKYPCMQLAYAAGRAGGTMPAVMNAANEQAVALFLEERVHFLDIPTLIDGVCDRHQVDLMANPSLDDVLAVDAWARQAVQEAAARLKAKAPAALPA; encoded by the coding sequence GTGAAAGCCCTCTCCGTGCTCGGCTCCACCGGCTCGATCGGCACCCAAACCCTCGAACTGGTCGAGGAGTTCCCGGACCGCTTCCGGGTGGTGGCCCTCACGGCCGGCAACAACCTCGATCTATTGGTGAGCCAGATCCAGCGCCATGCACCGGAGGTGGTGGCCCTGGCCAATGCCGAGCGCGTCAGCGAGCTGGGCGAGCGGCTGCAGGCCCTGGAGCCCGCCGCCAGGCCCGCCCGGATGCCTGAGCTGCTGGGGGGCTCTGAGGGCCTCTGCGCCGCCGCCGCCTGGTCCACGGCCGACCTGGTGGTGACCGGGATCGTGGGCTGCGCTGGCCTACTGCCCACCCTGGCCGCCATCCGCGCCGGCAAGGATCTGGCCCTGGCCAATAAGGAAACCCTGATCGCCGCTGGGCCCGTGGTGCTGCCGGAGCTGGAGAAAAGCGGCTCGCGCCTACTGCCGGCTGATTCCGAGCACTCGGCGATCTTCCAGTGCCTGCAGGGCACTCCCTACGCCGAGACGGCCCGCCTCTCCACCGGCAGCCCCACCCCGGGCCTGCGCCGCATCCAGCTCACCGCCAGCGGCGGCGCCTTCCGCGACTGGCCGGCGGCAGACCTCCACAAGGCCACCGTGGCCGATGCCACCAGCCATCCCAACTGGAGCATGGGCCGCAAAATCACCGTGGATTCGGCCTCCTTAATGAACAAGGGCCTGGAGGTGATCGAGGCCCACTACCTGTTTGGTCTCGACTACGACCACATCGAGATCGTCATCCACCCCCAATCGATCATCCATTCGATGGTGGAGCTGGCCGATTCCTCGGTGCTGGCCCAGCTCGGCTGGCCTGATATGAAGTTGCCCATTCTTTATTGCCTCAGCTGGCCCGAGCGCCTGAGCACCCCCTGGCGCCGGCTCGATCTCACCGAGGTTGGGCAGCTCAGCTTCCGCGCCCCCGACCCGGCCAAATACCCCTGCATGCAGCTGGCCTACGCGGCAGGCCGCGCCGGCGGCACGATGCCAGCGGTAATGAACGCGGCCAACGAACAGGCTGTGGCCCTCTTCCTTGAGGAAAGGGTCCACTTCCTCGATATCCCGACATTGATCGACGGGGTGTGTGATCGCCACCAAGTCGACCTCATGGCCAATCCCTCCCTAGACGACGTGCTGGCCGTAGACGCTTGGGCCCGTCAGGCGGTGCAGGAGGCTGCAGCCCGGCTCAAAGCCAAGGCGCCAGCTGCGCTGCCGGCGTGA